In Vibrio bathopelagicus, the following are encoded in one genomic region:
- a CDS encoding IS3 family transposase (programmed frameshift), with the protein MPAYKSGKKTQQYLTEFKVTAVRLSLREGAIVKSVALSLDIHPYMLSKWRKDYREGVILEDKRKKRTKIPSQKTESSRIAELERQNEQLKLENDLPKKVATIRCPRKSTKFRFIAHHKTRYSIVLMCRFLSVSKSGYYAWLDREPSRYDQEEQALKKRITKVFTQSRETYGSPRVHAELRRQGVLVSRKRVARIMREQGLRARSYRIYMKMAKLHRFYQSIKNIKKDTPKPTAVNQQWSGDLTYIKQGKRWMYLAVVIDLYSRKIVGWSLGSKKSIQLTMSSLRMAIRNRKPQERLLFHTDRGSEYRAHEVQALLSKNGIVPSMNRPGHCTDNAEVESFFHTLKGDIIRKNSFKSEKQLRDKLAGYIQHFYNRYRLHSSLGYRTPHEYEVATG; encoded by the exons ATGCCAGCTTATAAATCAGGTAAAAAAACTCAACAATACCTCACGGAATTTAAGGTAACTGCCGTCCGACTTTCGCTTCGAGAAGGAGCTATAGTTAAAAGCGTGGCGCTATCATTGGATATCCACCCTTATATGCTTTCTAAATGGCGAAAGGACTATAGAGAAGGGGTTATTTTGGAAGATAAACGTAAGAAAAGGACTAAGATCCCGAGTCAGAAAACTGAGTCTAGTCGGATTGCAGAGCTTGAACGTCAGAACGAACAACTTAAGCTCGAGAATGACTTGC CTAAAAAAGTGGCAACGATTCGTTGCCCAAGAAAATCGACAAAATTCCGATTCATAGCCCATCACAAAACGCGTTATTCCATTGTATTGATGTGTCGTTTTTTATCTGTTTCTAAGTCGGGTTATTACGCATGGCTTGATAGAGAGCCAAGCCGCTACGATCAAGAAGAGCAGGCTTTGAAGAAGCGGATAACTAAAGTGTTTACCCAGAGTCGAGAGACTTACGGTAGTCCACGAGTTCATGCAGAGCTGAGGCGGCAAGGAGTTTTGGTTAGCCGCAAGCGTGTGGCTCGGATCATGAGAGAGCAAGGGCTAAGAGCGCGAAGTTATCGCATTTACATGAAAATGGCCAAGCTACATCGGTTCTATCAATCGATTAAGAATATTAAAAAAGACACACCAAAACCAACGGCAGTTAATCAACAATGGTCTGGAGATCTAACGTATATAAAGCAAGGTAAACGTTGGATGTATCTAGCGGTCGTTATCGATCTTTACTCGCGTAAAATCGTCGGTTGGTCGCTTGGTAGTAAGAAGAGTATACAGCTAACGATGAGTTCGTTGAGAATGGCAATTAGAAATCGAAAGCCACAAGAGCGCTTATTGTTTCATACCGACAGAGGCTCTGAATATCGAGCCCATGAAGTTCAAGCTTTATTATCAAAAAATGGAATTGTCCCAAGTATGAATCGTCCAGGTCATTGCACTGATAATGCGGAGGTGGAGTCGTTCTTCCATACGCTCAAAGGCGACATAATTAGGAAAAATAGTTTTAAAAGTGAGAAGCAGCTTAGAGATAAACTTGCTGGTTATATCCAGCATTTTTATAACCGTTATAGACTGCACTCAAGTCTTGGATATCGAACCCCGCATGAATATGAAGTAGCGACGGGTTAA
- a CDS encoding sugar O-acetyltransferase: protein MDIKAKMHNQDVYYCDDVDLVAEQTQCLEVLYDFNHTRPSEGEKRQQIMKQLFAEVGEGCYIEPPLRANWGRHTHLGNNVYVNFNLTLVDDTDVFLGDNVMIAPNVTIATGTHPISPELRLKAAQFNVPVRICKNVWLGAHTVVLPGVTIGENSVIGAGSIVTKDIPANVVAVGNPCKVLREINEHDREFYHKDRRIPEELK, encoded by the coding sequence ATGGATATAAAGGCTAAAATGCACAACCAAGACGTTTATTACTGTGATGACGTTGATCTGGTCGCCGAGCAAACACAATGCTTAGAAGTGCTTTACGATTTCAACCACACTCGCCCGAGTGAAGGCGAGAAGCGCCAACAAATTATGAAGCAACTGTTCGCAGAAGTTGGCGAGGGTTGTTACATCGAGCCACCATTGCGCGCCAACTGGGGTCGTCACACGCACCTAGGCAATAACGTATATGTGAACTTCAACCTAACTCTGGTCGACGACACAGACGTGTTCCTCGGTGATAACGTGATGATTGCGCCTAACGTAACCATCGCGACAGGTACACATCCCATCAGTCCAGAACTCAGGCTCAAAGCCGCGCAATTCAATGTGCCTGTCCGTATCTGTAAGAACGTATGGCTTGGCGCACACACCGTAGTACTTCCTGGTGTCACCATTGGCGAAAACTCTGTTATTGGAGCGGGCAGCATAGTCACCAAAGACATCCCAGCTAATGTGGTTGCCGTCGGAAACCCTTGTAAAGTGTTACGTGAAATCAACGAACACGACAGAGAGTTCTACCACAAAGATCGCCGCATTCCAGAGGAGCTTAAGTAA
- a CDS encoding VOC family protein has product MENLKVAEIKSFVPAKDFDLSKRFYQTLGFEIMSEFHDIAYFRHGDYAFLLQDFYEPAHCHNYMMHLLVEDVKSWYQHVQNSNVMTEFEVTVTEVVEQPWGMLEFCITDPSGVLWRVAENIRPR; this is encoded by the coding sequence ATGGAAAACCTGAAAGTCGCAGAAATAAAGTCGTTTGTCCCCGCGAAAGACTTCGATTTATCCAAGCGTTTTTATCAAACTCTCGGCTTTGAAATCATGTCTGAGTTCCATGATATCGCTTATTTTCGTCACGGCGATTATGCATTCCTTTTACAAGATTTTTACGAACCGGCGCACTGTCACAATTACATGATGCACTTGCTGGTGGAAGACGTAAAAAGTTGGTATCAACACGTGCAAAACTCTAATGTAATGACGGAATTTGAAGTAACCGTTACTGAGGTTGTAGAGCAGCCTTGGGGAATGCTTGAGTTTTGTATCACTGACCCAAGTGGCGTGCTATGGCGTGTTGCCGAGAACATAAGGCCACGTTAG
- a CDS encoding pseudouridine synthase — translation MCEMWCRRLMRLDKYLCKSTELTKPEAVQRIQTGEVSVNSVVVLDESTQVHESNAILLNGDALTLREFRYILMHKPAGTICSNIDEVYPSLFNYLELDKASELHIAGRLDADTTGLVLITDDGRWSFNITLPTKSCKKVYRVTLSRDIKDDVADKFKAGIQLQGEKAPTRPAKLEVISPKEVLLTITEGKFHQVKRMFAAVGNRVVGLHREQIGEVSLDVEEGQWRYLTKDEVSSFSQ, via the coding sequence TTGTGCGAAATGTGGTGCAGACGATTAATGCGCCTTGATAAATACCTTTGTAAAAGCACAGAACTAACAAAACCCGAAGCCGTTCAGCGAATCCAAACCGGTGAAGTGAGTGTGAACAGTGTGGTTGTACTCGATGAATCTACTCAGGTTCATGAAAGTAACGCTATCTTGCTTAATGGTGATGCATTAACGCTACGAGAGTTTCGGTACATCTTAATGCACAAGCCAGCGGGCACCATCTGCTCCAATATCGACGAAGTGTACCCATCACTTTTTAATTACTTAGAGTTAGATAAAGCGTCTGAACTGCACATCGCAGGACGGTTAGATGCCGACACAACCGGTTTAGTGTTGATCACCGATGATGGCCGTTGGTCTTTCAATATCACACTACCGACCAAGTCGTGTAAAAAGGTCTACCGCGTGACATTGTCACGAGATATCAAGGACGATGTCGCAGATAAGTTCAAGGCGGGTATTCAGTTGCAAGGCGAGAAAGCCCCAACGCGCCCAGCAAAGCTAGAAGTGATTAGCCCCAAAGAGGTGTTACTAACCATCACAGAGGGTAAGTTTCATCAGGTTAAACGAATGTTTGCCGCAGTAGGTAACCGAGTTGTAGGGCTTCACCGAGAGCAAATAGGCGAAGTAAGTTTAGATGTCGAAGAAGGCCAGTGGCGATACCTCACCAAAGATGAAGTTAGCTCTTTTAGCCAGTAA
- a CDS encoding NUDIX hydrolase, whose amino-acid sequence MNKVIDKLAWIFIEDDKLLMVRSKGKELFYLPGGKREAGESDEQALVREIKEEISVDLVPDSIKYVETFTGQADGKAEGVSVQLTCYLAGYTGELAPDAEIEELKFVDGNDRAVCSLAALVALDWLEANQYLPLISK is encoded by the coding sequence ATGAATAAGGTAATTGATAAGCTCGCTTGGATATTCATTGAAGATGACAAGCTGCTGATGGTGAGATCAAAAGGCAAAGAACTGTTCTACCTACCGGGCGGAAAGCGCGAAGCGGGGGAAAGTGATGAGCAAGCATTGGTTCGCGAAATCAAAGAAGAAATATCAGTAGACCTAGTACCTGATTCAATCAAATACGTTGAGACGTTTACTGGCCAAGCTGATGGTAAAGCGGAAGGCGTGTCAGTACAATTGACATGTTACCTTGCAGGCTATACTGGTGAACTCGCTCCAGACGCTGAGATCGAAGAGCTTAAGTTTGTTGATGGCAACGACAGAGCAGTATGTTCGTTGGCTGCTCTTGTTGCGCTTGATTGGTTAGAAGCAAACCAGTATTTACCTCTTATCAGTAAATAA
- a CDS encoding SpoIIAA family protein, with the protein MSIERHGISVGIERVSGETIIVFKAKGKLTHDDYQAMIPILKTTIEEIDSSALKMLVDISTLTGWELRAAWDDFKLGLELNSKIDKIAIYGDKSWQEMASKVGSWFVSGEIKSFEDHDSAVEWLVD; encoded by the coding sequence ATGAGTATCGAACGTCATGGAATATCGGTTGGGATTGAACGTGTTAGCGGTGAAACCATCATCGTGTTTAAAGCGAAAGGAAAGCTGACGCACGACGATTATCAAGCGATGATACCAATCTTAAAAACAACAATAGAAGAGATCGACTCATCTGCATTGAAGATGCTCGTCGACATCTCAACATTAACGGGTTGGGAACTGCGCGCCGCGTGGGACGATTTCAAACTCGGTTTAGAGCTCAACTCGAAGATAGATAAGATTGCTATCTATGGTGATAAAAGCTGGCAAGAAATGGCATCAAAAGTCGGCAGTTGGTTTGTGTCGGGTGAGATTAAGTCATTTGAAGATCATGACTCCGCTGTTGAGTGGCTCGTTGATTAA
- a CDS encoding HAD family hydrolase, whose product MTAPIKLTKTVLFDWGNTLMVDFPDAQGKMCDWEVVEEVSGTRAMLAELSKYHNVYIATNAADSSKNDIIRAFERVGLSQYTDGYFCKASIGLSKYDSGFYPAIIGKLGVKPQDVTMVGDTLEKDIYPALEAGLQAIWLNAEGTVVESDHANIVQIQSLIQLLEHLNG is encoded by the coding sequence ATAACAGCTCCAATCAAGCTTACAAAGACAGTCTTATTCGACTGGGGCAACACGTTGATGGTCGACTTTCCAGATGCACAAGGGAAAATGTGTGACTGGGAGGTTGTCGAAGAAGTCAGTGGGACGCGCGCGATGCTGGCTGAATTGTCGAAATATCACAACGTCTATATCGCGACCAACGCGGCTGATTCAAGTAAGAATGACATCATCCGTGCGTTTGAACGTGTCGGTTTGTCTCAATATACTGATGGTTACTTCTGTAAGGCGAGTATTGGTTTATCTAAATATGATTCGGGTTTTTATCCCGCTATCATTGGTAAGCTCGGTGTTAAACCACAAGACGTCACCATGGTGGGAGATACCCTCGAAAAAGACATCTACCCAGCGTTAGAAGCCGGCTTGCAAGCAATTTGGTTAAACGCCGAAGGAACAGTGGTTGAGTCAGATCATGCGAACATTGTGCAGATTCAAAGCCTGATCCAACTATTGGAGCACCTCAATGGGTGA
- a CDS encoding GNAT family N-acetyltransferase, producing the protein MSLNVRNVTVDDAQGIIDVLNPIIIEGRYTILDQTFTLDEEKGFIEAFPVRGVFSVAVNQTSNQLLGFQNVEPFATYTKAFDHVGIIGTYVDANSRGQGVAKQLFEHTFEVAKAKGYEKLFAYVRADNERALAVYLKQGFEIIGTAKKHGKIGDQYFDEILIEKFL; encoded by the coding sequence ATGAGTTTGAATGTAAGAAACGTAACGGTAGATGATGCTCAAGGCATTATTGATGTATTAAACCCAATCATCATTGAAGGGCGTTATACCATCTTAGATCAAACGTTTACGTTGGATGAAGAGAAAGGTTTTATCGAAGCGTTTCCAGTGCGTGGTGTGTTCAGTGTTGCTGTTAATCAAACTAGCAATCAATTGCTTGGTTTTCAGAATGTAGAACCATTTGCTACTTACACGAAAGCCTTTGACCATGTTGGTATCATTGGAACTTATGTTGACGCAAACAGCCGTGGGCAAGGCGTCGCAAAGCAGTTATTTGAACATACATTCGAAGTCGCAAAGGCCAAAGGTTACGAAAAGCTATTTGCTTATGTTCGAGCAGACAACGAACGTGCATTAGCGGTTTATCTTAAGCAAGGCTTTGAAATTATTGGAACAGCCAAGAAACATGGCAAGATTGGCGACCAGTACTTTGATGAGATTCTAATCGAGAAGTTCTTATAA
- a CDS encoding D-2-hydroxyacid dehydrogenase family protein produces the protein MKIAILDDYQNVVKDLDSFNKLEQHDVTVFTKAYSEQELCAKLISFEAIVLIRERTEITESLLSKLPNLKLISQTGKVSNHIDPKMCERFGVTVLEGRGSPVAPSELCWALIMAASRHIPTYSSNLKQSQWQDSGSLGLGRTLKGLKLGIWGYGKIGRCIAQYAKAFGMNVMVWGSQTSRDQAQADGFDAATTKQSFFSSVDVLSLHLRLNDVTRGCVTAEDLTLMKPDSLFVNISRAELVEQGALYRELSLVSTKRAAVDVFDTEPATTDIEPLLSLPNVTATPHLGYVEQNSYELYFDIAFDNILLFNDSN, from the coding sequence GTGAAAATAGCGATATTGGATGACTATCAGAACGTCGTTAAAGACCTCGATAGCTTCAACAAACTCGAACAACACGATGTCACTGTATTTACAAAAGCTTATTCAGAACAAGAGCTCTGCGCTAAGTTGATCTCATTTGAAGCCATTGTGCTCATTCGAGAAAGAACCGAGATCACTGAATCGCTCTTATCAAAACTTCCCAACCTCAAACTGATTAGCCAGACGGGTAAAGTGAGTAATCATATCGACCCGAAAATGTGCGAACGATTCGGTGTTACTGTGCTAGAGGGCCGAGGTTCGCCTGTTGCGCCCTCAGAGTTATGCTGGGCGCTGATTATGGCGGCGTCTCGCCATATTCCTACTTACTCGTCAAACCTCAAACAGAGCCAATGGCAAGATTCAGGTTCACTCGGCTTAGGCAGAACATTAAAGGGCTTAAAGCTTGGTATTTGGGGCTATGGAAAAATCGGACGCTGCATCGCCCAATATGCCAAAGCATTCGGCATGAATGTGATGGTGTGGGGAAGTCAAACTTCAAGAGACCAAGCTCAGGCAGATGGCTTTGATGCCGCAACAACCAAACAATCGTTTTTCAGTAGTGTAGATGTGCTTTCTTTGCATCTACGCTTGAATGACGTAACTCGAGGATGTGTTACCGCTGAGGATTTGACCTTAATGAAGCCTGACTCACTATTTGTGAATATCAGTCGAGCAGAGCTGGTTGAGCAAGGCGCTTTATACCGAGAACTGAGTCTGGTATCAACTAAGCGAGCGGCTGTTGATGTGTTTGATACAGAGCCTGCCACCACTGACATTGAACCACTATTATCCTTACCAAACGTCACGGCGACCCCGCATTTAGGCTACGTTGAACAAAATAGCTACGAACTCTACTTTGATATCGCTTTCGATAACATATTGCTCTTTAATGATAGTAACTAA
- a CDS encoding ASCH domain-containing protein encodes MEERSKAYLDSYLSTLPADVASQYTSFSSDYYCADEYNANLCAQLILKGEKQASCSLEYWYSNEDEVMPVVGHLQVVTDWDGKPVCIVEVTSVSLCKYNEVTAEFAAAEGEGDKTLEWWRKAHWNFFSRECEELKIAPTEDMLLVLERFKVVYQ; translated from the coding sequence ATGGAAGAAAGAAGCAAAGCTTATCTCGATAGCTACCTCAGCACATTGCCAGCGGACGTTGCTTCGCAATACACCTCTTTTAGTTCTGACTATTACTGTGCTGATGAATACAACGCCAACCTGTGCGCACAGCTAATACTTAAAGGCGAAAAGCAGGCGTCTTGCAGTCTAGAGTATTGGTACAGCAATGAAGATGAAGTTATGCCTGTCGTGGGGCATTTGCAAGTCGTCACCGATTGGGATGGCAAACCAGTTTGCATTGTTGAGGTAACTTCGGTGTCGTTGTGCAAATACAATGAAGTGACGGCTGAGTTTGCTGCTGCTGAAGGTGAGGGGGACAAAACTCTAGAGTGGTGGAGAAAAGCGCACTGGAACTTCTTCTCACGTGAATGTGAAGAGCTCAAAATCGCGCCAACTGAAGACATGTTACTTGTACTAGAGCGATTTAAAGTGGTTTATCAATAG
- the glpQ gene encoding glycerophosphodiester phosphodiesterase, giving the protein MKTTSMCLTLLTLSLSTNALADPLVIAHRGASGYLPEHTLPAKALAYAMRPDYIEQDVVMTKDDQLVVLHDHYLDRVTDVADRFPDRARADGRYYAIDFTLAEIKSLKVTEGFNLDDQGNRVAGYPTRFPMWQSDFRVATFAEEIELIQGLNKTLGYDVGIYPEIKAPWFHRHEGKDISKAVLATLQQYGYLSKDDKVYLQCFDANELQRINDELMPAMEMDLKLVQLMAYTDWNETMTYKGDKTTPYSYDWMFEKGGMAKVATYADGIGPWKPMLVDDASTKGNIIIKPLMKSAKDAGLDVHPYTFRADPGKIPSYADNFDGMLDVFYNQVKVDGVFTDFPDKAVDFLNQ; this is encoded by the coding sequence ATGAAAACAACGTCAATGTGCCTAACTCTTTTAACACTTAGCTTATCAACCAATGCGCTTGCCGATCCTTTAGTGATTGCGCACCGTGGTGCATCAGGCTATCTACCGGAACACACATTACCGGCCAAAGCACTCGCTTATGCAATGAGGCCGGACTACATCGAGCAAGATGTCGTAATGACAAAAGACGATCAGTTGGTGGTACTACATGACCATTATTTAGATCGTGTTACCGATGTTGCAGACCGCTTTCCAGACCGTGCACGAGCAGATGGCCGCTATTACGCGATTGACTTTACGCTTGCTGAGATCAAATCATTAAAAGTAACTGAGGGTTTTAACCTCGATGATCAAGGTAACAGAGTGGCAGGGTACCCAACGCGCTTCCCTATGTGGCAGTCTGATTTCCGTGTCGCTACTTTTGCAGAAGAAATCGAACTGATCCAAGGCTTAAACAAGACGCTCGGTTATGACGTGGGTATTTATCCTGAAATCAAAGCACCTTGGTTCCATCGCCATGAAGGAAAAGACATCTCTAAAGCGGTGCTTGCTACCTTGCAGCAATATGGCTACCTATCTAAAGACGACAAGGTCTATTTACAGTGTTTTGACGCCAACGAATTGCAACGCATTAATGATGAGTTAATGCCAGCCATGGAAATGGATCTTAAACTCGTTCAGTTGATGGCTTACACCGATTGGAACGAAACCATGACTTACAAGGGTGACAAAACCACGCCATACAGTTACGACTGGATGTTTGAGAAAGGTGGCATGGCAAAAGTTGCTACTTACGCTGACGGCATTGGCCCTTGGAAACCTATGTTGGTGGACGATGCATCGACCAAAGGAAACATCATCATTAAGCCGTTAATGAAATCGGCAAAAGATGCTGGTTTAGACGTACACCCTTATACGTTCCGTGCTGATCCAGGAAAAATCCCAAGTTATGCTGATAACTTCGATGGCATGTTGGATGTGTTTTACAACCAAGTCAAAGTCGACGGTGTGTTTACAGATTTTCCAGACAAAGCGGTAGATTTCTTGAACCAATAA
- the glpT gene encoding glycerol-3-phosphate transporter, with amino-acid sequence MFGIFKPMAHIDRLSSDKIDSTYTRLRWQLFLGIFVGYAGYYLVRKNFSLAMPYLIEQGFSRGELGVALAAVSIAYGLSKFLMGSVSDRSNPRYFLSGGLLMSALVMFCFGFMPWATGSITAMFILLFLNGWFQGMGWPACGRTMVHWWSRKERGEIVSVWNVAHNVGGGLIGPMFLLGLWAFNDDWRTAFYVPAFFATLVAIFVWFTVRDTPQSCGLPPIEEHKDDYPDDYDKSHETEMTAKEIFFKYVFSNKLLWSIAIANAFVYLIRYGVLDWAPVYLKEAKDFSVDKSSWAYFLYEWAGIPGTLLCGWISDKLFKGRRAPAGILFMVLVTVAVLVYWLNPAGNPTVDMLALIAIGFLIYGPVMLIGLYALELAPKKAAGTAAGLTGLFGYLGGAVAANAVLGFMVDLYGWDGGFIILVGACVASIICLIYAFLGERAHHKQKELEQQKEALTQ; translated from the coding sequence ATGTTTGGAATATTCAAACCTATGGCGCATATCGATCGCTTATCATCAGATAAGATTGATAGCACCTACACACGTTTACGATGGCAGCTGTTTCTAGGCATCTTTGTTGGCTATGCAGGTTATTACTTAGTTCGCAAAAACTTCAGTTTGGCGATGCCTTACCTTATTGAACAGGGTTTCAGTCGCGGAGAGCTTGGTGTTGCCTTGGCTGCAGTGTCAATTGCTTACGGCTTATCTAAGTTTTTAATGGGAAGCGTGTCGGATCGCTCAAACCCACGTTATTTCCTCAGCGGCGGCTTGTTAATGTCGGCACTGGTGATGTTCTGCTTTGGTTTCATGCCATGGGCAACAGGCAGCATTACTGCAATGTTTATCCTGCTGTTCTTGAATGGTTGGTTTCAAGGTATGGGCTGGCCGGCTTGTGGGCGAACCATGGTGCACTGGTGGTCACGTAAAGAGCGTGGCGAGATAGTTTCGGTATGGAACGTTGCGCACAATGTTGGCGGCGGATTGATTGGTCCAATGTTCTTATTGGGTCTTTGGGCTTTTAACGACGACTGGCGAACCGCTTTTTATGTTCCTGCATTTTTTGCCACTCTCGTTGCTATTTTCGTTTGGTTTACAGTAAGAGATACACCTCAATCTTGTGGTTTGCCTCCGATTGAAGAACACAAAGACGATTACCCAGATGATTACGATAAGTCTCACGAGACAGAGATGACGGCCAAAGAAATCTTCTTTAAGTACGTATTCTCTAACAAGTTGTTGTGGTCAATTGCTATCGCGAACGCGTTCGTTTACCTGATTCGTTACGGCGTACTCGATTGGGCTCCTGTTTACTTAAAAGAAGCGAAAGACTTCTCAGTAGATAAATCGTCTTGGGCTTACTTCTTGTACGAGTGGGCGGGCATTCCTGGCACTTTATTGTGTGGTTGGATTTCAGATAAGTTGTTTAAAGGCCGACGTGCACCTGCAGGGATCCTGTTCATGGTACTCGTGACTGTTGCTGTATTAGTGTACTGGCTGAACCCAGCAGGCAACCCAACGGTTGATATGCTGGCACTGATTGCGATTGGTTTCCTTATCTATGGCCCAGTAATGCTAATCGGCTTGTATGCGCTTGAGCTTGCGCCTAAAAAAGCGGCGGGAACAGCGGCTGGCTTAACCGGTTTGTTTGGCTACCTAGGCGGTGCGGTTGCTGCCAACGCAGTACTTGGCTTTATGGTTGACCTTTACGGTTGGGATGGTGGTTTCATTATCTTGGTCGGTGCTTGTGTTGCTTCAATAATTTGTCTGATTTACGCGTTCTTAGGTGAGCGTGCACACCACAAACAAAAAGAACTCGAACAACAAAAAGAAGCGTTAACTCAATAG
- a CDS encoding membrane lipoprotein lipid attachment site-containing protein, which produces MNKSLIALVLTAALAGCSSGGTSDPEKPQFDGDYGYENIDPGFGLDDTDNDGGYENPDPNYGHDAPTLKDKIAQADLGFVHIPELGDIPFFNRGNEDARMSAVKESTYRGKTTYGIIVDDIRVGEVSIGLKHINISVGGGEHTISAEKDTYKDTRHNFWTVTGTDGNVIGDFKRLDDGVWVFREEIDRETFVVKYHDGKWNFIPMSEVKNKIKDNLPSHAEVTKVRTKMQVNKLRTLK; this is translated from the coding sequence ATGAACAAATCACTTATCGCTCTTGTACTTACTGCCGCTCTAGCTGGTTGCTCATCCGGTGGAACCTCAGATCCCGAAAAACCACAATTCGATGGGGATTACGGCTATGAAAATATCGATCCTGGTTTTGGTCTAGACGATACAGATAACGATGGCGGTTATGAGAATCCAGATCCGAACTATGGCCATGATGCCCCAACTTTAAAAGACAAAATTGCTCAAGCCGATCTGGGGTTTGTTCACATCCCTGAGCTAGGTGATATCCCCTTTTTCAATAGAGGAAACGAAGACGCAAGGATGTCAGCGGTTAAGGAATCAACTTATCGCGGAAAAACAACATATGGGATTATCGTTGACGACATACGTGTTGGTGAAGTTTCGATTGGTCTAAAGCACATAAACATCAGTGTTGGCGGAGGTGAACACACTATTTCGGCAGAAAAAGATACCTATAAAGATACCAGACACAACTTTTGGACGGTAACAGGCACCGACGGAAACGTGATTGGCGACTTTAAACGCCTAGACGATGGTGTTTGGGTGTTTCGTGAAGAAATAGACCGCGAGACATTCGTGGTTAAGTATCACGATGGTAAGTGGAATTTCATCCCTATGTCTGAGGTTAAAAACAAAATCAAAGATAACCTGCCATCTCATGCTGAAGTAACTAAAGTACGTACAAAAATGCAGGTCAATAAGTTACGTACTTTGAAGTAA
- a CDS encoding DUF3297 family protein, with product MSDTNSRPALPDHLAGNPRSPHHVAECFEYPIGIRLNGKERTDVEEYCISEGWVKIPSPKALDRFGQPMLITLKGTVEAFYIEA from the coding sequence ATGAGCGATACTAATTCAAGACCAGCTTTACCAGATCATCTTGCAGGCAACCCACGCAGCCCACACCATGTGGCTGAGTGTTTCGAATACCCAATCGGTATTCGTCTAAATGGTAAAGAGCGTACTGATGTTGAAGAATACTGCATCAGCGAAGGTTGGGTTAAGATCCCTTCTCCAAAAGCGCTAGATCGTTTTGGCCAGCCAATGCTTATTACTCTAAAAGGCACTGTTGAAGCTTTTTACATCGAAGCATAA